One stretch of Leadbetterella byssophila DSM 17132 DNA includes these proteins:
- a CDS encoding Kelch repeat-containing protein, translated as MRVKFTVILIFLFHLSALAQSRWETTKVYGKESFKSAPLLWQYKDKVFLYADKSGVEIFKEQGDDHMFVGSADEKSNPVIRIDALKWVTDQGLWLFGGVSSTSNELLNDLWFYSFKASKWQKIEVKGKIPGPRRGAGGWIDEKQNLYLFGGFLDSPLTERSGNFSNEIWCFNTLENEWIDKSNINSPSARVDMAIWSPNPAEIYLYGGFGYDKDYKGSRVLADFWRYNSTRGEWEEMSKESHSIERVLGEGGKIIYPGYRVKAKHWIDGDGNLWLAFGQSIISSEKISIEPFIWKYDTKKGIWSYTYVANDPIIESAELIWMPLGNRIEMIFPNSLNKDFRFSVKPELLQLNLKN; from the coding sequence ATGAGAGTAAAATTTACCGTCATCCTCATCTTCTTATTTCACCTTTCTGCTTTAGCTCAATCGCGATGGGAAACGACTAAAGTTTACGGAAAAGAGAGTTTTAAAAGCGCACCTTTGCTGTGGCAGTATAAAGACAAAGTGTTTCTGTATGCAGATAAAAGTGGTGTTGAGATTTTTAAAGAGCAAGGTGATGACCATATGTTCGTAGGTTCAGCCGATGAAAAGTCGAATCCTGTGATACGAATTGACGCTCTAAAATGGGTTACTGATCAAGGGCTTTGGTTATTTGGAGGTGTTTCCTCCACTAGTAATGAGCTACTAAATGATTTATGGTTTTACAGCTTTAAAGCAAGCAAGTGGCAAAAAATAGAAGTAAAAGGGAAAATTCCTGGTCCTCGAAGAGGAGCTGGTGGGTGGATTGACGAAAAGCAAAATTTATACTTATTTGGAGGCTTTTTAGATTCGCCATTAACGGAAAGGTCAGGTAACTTTTCCAACGAAATCTGGTGTTTCAATACCTTAGAAAACGAGTGGATTGACAAATCAAATATAAATTCTCCTTCGGCACGAGTAGATATGGCCATATGGTCTCCAAATCCAGCAGAAATTTATTTGTATGGAGGATTTGGTTATGACAAGGATTACAAAGGTAGTAGGGTTCTAGCTGATTTTTGGAGATATAATTCTACGAGGGGAGAATGGGAGGAAATGTCCAAGGAGTCGCATTCGATTGAAAGAGTTTTGGGAGAGGGCGGTAAGATCATCTACCCGGGATATAGAGTTAAAGCAAAACATTGGATCGATGGCGATGGAAATTTGTGGCTTGCTTTTGGTCAATCCATTATTTCAAGTGAGAAAATAAGTATTGAACCATTTATATGGAAATACGATACCAAGAAGGGAATCTGGTCATATACATACGTTGCAAACGACCCAATTATCGAATCTGCGGAACTCATTTGGATGCCCTTGGGGAATAGAATTGAAATGATTTTTCCAAATTCTTTAAACAAGGATTTTCGATTCAGTGTTAAACCCGAATTATTACAACTTAATTTAAAAAATTAA
- a CDS encoding DDE-type integrase/transposase/recombinase: MDYILQETKTLLEGEFVDYGYYKTYRYLNQEKGLRIGAYRTYKLMKENNLLKFQRSNTKRISRNWVKELVPIVQREFAFLEFDIKYVYIQGKRTNAQVLTILDVFSRWQLGQYIANSIKSEDVINLFEQILQTYPMPKQFIVRNDNGSQFEALIVQEYLKQKGITQEFTKPATPQQNGHIEAYHSILESAVCQRFEFESLQEFKQVMIRWKKFYNFERIHGGLHYKSPRKFLESIGVKIDPNW, encoded by the coding sequence ATGGATTATATTTTACAAGAAACTAAAACACTTCTGGAGGGCGAATTTGTGGATTATGGGTATTATAAAACCTACCGCTATTTAAACCAAGAAAAGGGATTGAGAATTGGGGCTTATAGAACCTATAAGCTCATGAAGGAAAACAATTTATTAAAATTTCAACGCAGTAATACCAAGAGAATAAGTAGGAACTGGGTAAAAGAACTCGTTCCCATTGTACAAAGAGAATTTGCATTCCTAGAATTTGATATTAAATATGTATATATCCAAGGAAAACGCACAAATGCGCAAGTACTGACAATTTTGGATGTTTTTTCGAGATGGCAATTGGGACAATACATCGCAAATTCTATTAAATCTGAAGATGTAATAAATCTATTTGAACAAATTTTACAAACTTATCCGATGCCAAAGCAATTTATAGTAAGAAACGATAATGGCTCACAATTCGAAGCTTTAATAGTTCAAGAATATCTAAAACAAAAAGGTATAACTCAGGAATTTACAAAACCGGCAACACCTCAACAGAATGGACATATAGAAGCCTACCATTCAATTCTGGAAAGTGCTGTATGTCAACGATTTGAATTTGAAAGCCTACAAGAATTTAAACAAGTAATGATAAGATGGAAAAAATTCTATAATTTCGAAAGAATACATGGCGGTCTTCACTATAAGTCCCCTAGAAAATTCCTCGAATCAATTGGTGTAAAAATTGATCCGAATTGGTGA
- a CDS encoding aminotransferase class I/II-fold pyridoxal phosphate-dependent enzyme, translating into MKNTVQGLDHPHSLAGYFQYHKELEDKISAFFHRPPGSTIVYTTGYTSNSASLLCLLKKEDIAIVDMAVHSSVYEGLMGGTMQRFLHNDIEALEHKLAINKDSYRTKMVIIDGVYSQDGDIAKLKEILELCRHYGAVLLVDDAHGIGVIGKTGRGALEYFDLLSQKDVIITGTFSKTFANVGGYLVADPQLISYLLFQSRQYAFSAAATPAICGVTRAIELVDEEPQWQI; encoded by the coding sequence TTGAAAAATACGGTACAGGGGCTGGATCATCCCCACTCATTGGCGGGGTATTTCCAATATCATAAGGAGCTGGAGGATAAGATATCTGCATTTTTTCACCGTCCACCAGGTTCAACCATCGTATATACTACCGGCTATACCTCAAATTCGGCGTCGCTGCTTTGTCTTCTTAAGAAAGAGGATATCGCTATAGTAGATATGGCCGTGCACAGTAGTGTGTATGAAGGCCTTATGGGGGGCACCATGCAACGCTTTTTACACAACGATATTGAAGCTCTGGAGCATAAACTGGCCATTAATAAAGATTCCTACAGAACAAAAATGGTTATCATAGATGGGGTATATTCCCAAGATGGAGATATAGCCAAACTTAAAGAGATTTTGGAGCTATGCCGCCACTATGGAGCTGTGCTATTGGTTGACGATGCGCATGGCATAGGGGTGATTGGTAAGACGGGAAGAGGAGCCTTAGAGTATTTTGACCTGTTAAGCCAGAAGGACGTTATTATTACCGGAACCTTCAGTAAAACCTTTGCAAATGTGGGAGGATACTTAGTGGCCGATCCGCAGCTAATCTCCTACCTGCTGTTCCAGTCAAGGCAATATGCCTTTTCGGCCGCCGCGACGCCGGCAATATGTGGAGTTACCCGAGCGATTGAACTTGTGGACGAAGAACCGCAGTGGCAAATATAA
- a CDS encoding T9SS type A sorting domain-containing protein, with the protein MRVIIFLSLFVVYQVYGQKTPFDRVPPSPNAASIGRYSLAPVNLSSGSISPNVKLFEIDEYGLPLDISANYSYRGYRPSELTGILGNGWNLLAGGTITRTVNSKKDERSNAGYYHIGSEIQTAIDQFQATQVPNSLMAEITYGNIDSEPDLFNFSFGSNSGSFFFGADGKIHIVSQSKLAIKAEYSPNPIPIHAALHNVLDNFVGFSITTEDGTIYKFYAVEYSRSTSEKGEQSGFNDDGVRGKLISAWHLTEIIGTGGQKIKLEYTDSPASANRAQFTPVESFFAYVPSPSWLQSSITNYADVNINISYEVYLKKITGNGWKIELKYEDYSTSTIVGGFRNYPKRLVNITQYSTLNSGQVFVKAYNFTFANFGEGFSLSAIKEIGTGNVEMAPYTFTYLGTSSRIINTKGIDKFGFYNGKVTNNSLVPAFGANREPDFEFAKIGAIQSITYPTGGKETYEYELNDYSYVNGEFQTGTLYIDSLKFLQVIEGTIVTSPNIYITTNTPVDISIVVPPGSPSGCGSTYKILNHTLVPKAGNAPYTIHDLFTILTNHGYCFGNPTSNPNWSNVTFMLYVTVKYPYISNVLPGPGIRIKSIARIDESGNEPTFTTTYTYTSPSDAFSSGEIFGKPFYDIWAEGQFSSAYFAFSEPFNSMSQFPINYYRVNEFKNGVRKALHHFTSNTEDGYSNELGTPTRAGNTALIGPVIDYSGMRGRPIETINYANNLMTSANSTQYDPKENYTTNKYSTTALYIKWGVTKQGDWQHIADYAKYYKPVSYWFYPKKEITYTYDANGQNPVTTTTDLYYDNPEHYQLTRQVYTNSDGIVHEEKLKYPLDYKNVSGKDPMLDSLINNHRHNIVIERTISAAGTVQDATAYTFAQFTGNSRKPRLFLPSKEYRYQASGTFVPYSGTSSGINSSSYFENYAVIAYDTLGQAINVRDAAGIHTSVLRAYRARYIVGHLKNALKTDLDLALSSAGTSYNNFLNAADNTTIQNTLTSVQNSLTAAQMSGFLYKPFVGMSRGILPNGTRTDYEYDVFGRLSGIKDHNGNWVSVYEYQLRGNNNSLANHVVSRNLRTATTNASNASNHLNATSLYEFYNAFGELSQKVLWRQTPSTNNIIAENLVRDNVGRISKAHLPVSYASTSTTPLASGTVESTANSFYGEQAYSTTTYRGVSDEVSQTRGPGTAWATNNKNVNYSYGTAGTNVRKYTINTSNDITLAGTYPAWSLISSTVTDEQGNVTTVYKDKKGQTVQTQSQISSGVWAVTYYIYDGLGRIRAVLQPLGYDLNSSIGQSSSSFSNYVFCYEYDARGRVTRKHVPGAGWTETVYDKNNRAVMHQDAYQKTLNRWNFTQYDVHGRVAVSGETTKSTTRASAQSLFDAHTTAFESRTGATYNGASFPSTLQPVSTEKKLLNYYDDYSFLEPQFAFAATGAFHTRNTNIKGLLAGVKKLNSRENAKVYTDAFYYDVLNRMIQSQHTHFLSTSNTANILVKNLEYNFAGEVTKQNVTYPFATGTLTVKNRNDYDHAGRVTTNALGINSEPVDIVHRIYDGIGRLSEKKFIGTGTVPFDSCAVLTDGIVLGTWTVNGAALVARNFHNSWWVTQRIGSNPDRFIVRAYEMLLRGDVTLANPAFASMASCFSWLSSPYGGLEPPATPSQFGYVPGYDYVFENGEHFFKESSQAACSTPAAITSNVPSPTISQSVTLTTSCSTGTPKWNTNATSNSITVTATATATTYSVTCQGSNCTTSSSVSYTVTGSNGPCSTPAAITSNVPSPTISQSVTLTTSCTSGTPKWNTNATSNSITVTATATATTYSVTCQGSNCTTSSSVSYTVQASGCNVLTDGLVMGTWTVTGHSLIARYFHSQWWLVQRIQSSPERFIVRASEMLTRGDVNLNNSSYSGLGACFQWQTSNYGGLEPPATPSVFAVPSGYTYMSENGEYFFQASGPVACSTPATISASVTSPSISQSLTLTTSCSTGTPKWNTNATSNSITVTATPSPVVYSVTCQGGSCTTSPSVSYTVIATPCNTLTDGLVIGTWTVTGHPLIARYFHNKWWLVQRIQTSPERFIVRAAEMISRPDVNLNNSGYTALAACMEWPTSNYGGLEPPATPFVFPVPAGYTYLTENGESFFQKNAGGRMAADYTWEDEVFAQDILLFPNPANNAFEVKVNVLSALKGARVQVVDMKGRAVHTEEYDLDPGINTIKINSSGFENGTYLVNVQKGGYVRSAKIVILK; encoded by the coding sequence ATGAGAGTCATTATTTTCTTGTCATTATTTGTTGTTTACCAAGTATATGGACAAAAGACCCCATTTGATAGAGTTCCGCCATCACCGAATGCTGCTAGTATTGGAAGGTATTCGTTAGCACCTGTAAATTTAAGTTCAGGATCCATTTCGCCAAATGTAAAATTATTTGAAATAGATGAGTATGGACTACCATTAGATATATCTGCTAATTATTCATATCGAGGGTACCGTCCGTCGGAATTAACTGGAATTCTAGGAAATGGATGGAATTTATTAGCTGGTGGAACAATTACAAGAACAGTAAATAGTAAGAAAGACGAAAGGTCCAATGCGGGTTATTATCACATTGGGAGTGAGATACAGACGGCTATCGATCAATTTCAAGCCACTCAGGTTCCAAATAGCCTAATGGCTGAAATAACATATGGTAATATTGATTCGGAGCCTGATCTTTTTAATTTTAGTTTTGGGAGCAATAGTGGTAGTTTCTTTTTTGGCGCTGATGGAAAGATACACATAGTTTCACAGAGTAAATTGGCGATTAAAGCTGAATATTCTCCAAATCCAATTCCCATTCACGCCGCATTACATAACGTTCTAGATAACTTCGTGGGATTTTCAATAACGACAGAAGACGGAACTATTTATAAATTTTATGCAGTGGAATATAGTAGGTCCACCAGTGAAAAGGGTGAACAGAGTGGATTTAATGACGATGGAGTTCGTGGAAAGTTAATTTCTGCATGGCACTTGACCGAAATCATCGGTACTGGTGGGCAAAAGATAAAACTTGAATATACAGATAGCCCAGCCTCAGCCAACAGGGCACAATTTACGCCTGTGGAAAGTTTTTTTGCATATGTTCCATCTCCAAGTTGGTTGCAGTCATCAATCACAAACTATGCAGATGTAAATATTAATATTTCCTATGAAGTTTATTTAAAAAAAATCACAGGAAATGGCTGGAAAATTGAATTGAAATATGAAGATTATTCAACATCTACTATAGTAGGAGGGTTTAGAAATTATCCTAAGAGATTGGTAAATATTACACAATATTCAACTTTAAATTCTGGACAAGTTTTTGTTAAAGCCTATAATTTCACTTTTGCCAATTTTGGAGAAGGTTTTTCTCTAAGTGCTATTAAAGAAATTGGCACAGGTAATGTTGAAATGGCACCTTATACATTTACTTATTTGGGTACTAGTTCGCGAATCATAAATACGAAAGGGATTGACAAATTTGGCTTTTACAATGGGAAAGTTACAAACAATTCTTTAGTACCAGCTTTTGGTGCTAATAGAGAGCCTGATTTTGAATTTGCAAAGATTGGGGCAATTCAGTCTATTACATATCCTACGGGTGGGAAGGAAACATATGAATATGAACTTAATGACTATAGTTACGTAAATGGAGAATTTCAAACAGGAACTTTATATATCGATAGTTTAAAATTTTTACAAGTAATAGAAGGGACTATTGTAACTTCTCCAAATATCTATATAACAACGAACACACCGGTGGATATTTCAATTGTAGTACCACCTGGTAGTCCATCTGGTTGTGGCAGTACCTATAAGATTCTAAATCATACCTTAGTTCCAAAAGCAGGGAATGCTCCATATACAATACATGATTTATTTACAATTTTAACTAACCATGGTTATTGTTTTGGTAATCCAACTTCTAACCCAAATTGGTCAAATGTTACATTCATGTTGTATGTAACTGTTAAATATCCTTATATATCTAATGTTCTACCCGGTCCAGGAATAAGGATAAAGTCAATTGCTAGGATAGACGAGTCAGGAAATGAGCCCACTTTTACTACCACCTATACCTATACAAGTCCAAGTGATGCATTTTCGAGTGGTGAAATATTTGGTAAACCTTTTTATGATATTTGGGCTGAAGGTCAATTTTCTTCGGCATATTTTGCATTTTCTGAGCCATTTAATTCCATGTCTCAATTTCCAATTAATTATTATAGAGTAAATGAATTTAAAAACGGTGTAAGGAAGGCATTGCATCATTTTACAAGTAATACTGAGGACGGTTATTCAAATGAGCTTGGGACCCCAACTAGGGCAGGAAATACAGCACTTATTGGTCCTGTAATAGATTATTCTGGAATGCGAGGACGGCCCATTGAAACTATAAATTATGCCAATAATTTGATGACGTCAGCTAACTCTACCCAATATGATCCTAAAGAAAATTACACTACTAATAAATATAGTACGACTGCACTTTATATTAAGTGGGGGGTAACTAAACAAGGTGATTGGCAGCATATTGCTGATTATGCTAAGTATTATAAGCCAGTTAGTTACTGGTTTTACCCTAAAAAAGAAATTACTTACACTTACGACGCCAACGGCCAAAACCCCGTTACAACCACTACAGACCTCTACTACGATAATCCTGAGCACTATCAACTGACCCGGCAGGTTTACACAAATTCTGACGGCATCGTTCACGAGGAAAAGCTAAAATATCCTTTAGATTATAAGAACGTATCGGGGAAAGACCCTATGCTGGATTCTTTGATAAATAATCATAGGCACAATATCGTAATAGAACGCACAATCTCAGCCGCTGGCACAGTGCAGGATGCCACAGCATACACTTTTGCCCAGTTTACTGGAAATAGCCGTAAACCTCGCTTGTTCCTGCCTTCAAAAGAATACCGCTACCAAGCGTCGGGCACTTTTGTACCTTACAGCGGTACAAGTAGCGGTATAAATTCATCCAGCTACTTTGAAAACTATGCTGTAATAGCTTACGATACGCTAGGGCAGGCTATTAATGTGCGCGATGCGGCCGGGATTCATACTTCAGTTTTAAGAGCCTATAGGGCTAGGTACATAGTAGGACATCTTAAAAACGCGCTAAAAACGGATCTTGACCTAGCGCTTTCCAGTGCGGGGACCTCGTACAATAACTTCCTCAATGCAGCGGATAATACTACCATCCAAAATACTTTGACTTCAGTGCAGAACTCCTTAACTGCGGCGCAAATGAGTGGGTTCTTATACAAGCCCTTCGTGGGTATGAGTAGGGGTATTTTACCTAACGGAACCCGGACTGATTACGAGTACGATGTTTTCGGACGCTTGTCAGGCATTAAGGATCATAACGGAAACTGGGTAAGTGTTTACGAATACCAATTAAGGGGCAATAACAATTCCTTAGCTAACCATGTAGTCAGCAGAAATCTGAGAACGGCCACTACAAATGCTTCTAATGCTAGCAACCATTTAAACGCTACCTCACTATATGAATTTTACAATGCCTTTGGAGAGTTATCTCAGAAGGTGTTGTGGCGTCAAACTCCTTCTACAAATAATATCATCGCGGAAAACTTGGTGAGGGATAATGTGGGTAGAATAAGTAAAGCCCACTTACCGGTTTCTTACGCATCTACTTCTACCACGCCACTAGCAAGTGGTACGGTGGAGAGTACGGCAAATAGCTTTTATGGGGAACAGGCTTACTCAACGACAACTTACAGAGGAGTTTCTGATGAAGTTTCCCAAACGCGAGGCCCAGGTACAGCGTGGGCTACGAACAATAAAAATGTGAACTATTCTTACGGAACTGCTGGGACCAACGTGAGAAAATATACCATAAATACTAGTAATGACATTACTCTAGCAGGTACATATCCGGCATGGAGTTTGATTTCCAGTACAGTAACGGATGAACAGGGCAATGTTACTACTGTTTACAAGGACAAAAAAGGACAGACCGTGCAGACGCAATCGCAGATATCCTCTGGCGTATGGGCTGTTACCTACTATATATATGATGGATTAGGTCGCATCCGGGCTGTTTTACAACCTCTAGGATATGACTTAAATAGTTCTATAGGTCAAAGTAGTAGTTCATTCTCCAATTATGTGTTCTGCTATGAGTACGATGCCCGCGGGCGTGTTACCCGTAAGCATGTACCGGGAGCAGGATGGACTGAAACAGTATATGATAAGAACAATAGGGCAGTGATGCACCAGGATGCTTATCAGAAAACGCTGAACCGCTGGAATTTTACCCAGTACGATGTACATGGAAGAGTGGCGGTTAGTGGTGAGACCACAAAAAGCACTACCCGGGCCTCAGCCCAGAGTTTATTTGATGCACATACTACGGCCTTTGAGAGCCGGACTGGAGCTACATATAACGGTGCTAGTTTTCCGTCTACTTTGCAGCCGGTGTCCACGGAAAAGAAACTGCTAAATTATTATGATGATTATTCCTTTCTTGAGCCGCAGTTTGCATTTGCTGCTACAGGGGCTTTTCATACGCGAAATACGAACATCAAGGGATTACTGGCAGGGGTGAAGAAATTGAACTCCCGGGAGAATGCAAAAGTATATACGGATGCCTTTTATTATGATGTACTAAACCGAATGATTCAAAGTCAGCATACTCATTTTCTAAGTACTTCCAATACCGCAAACATCTTAGTAAAGAACCTGGAATATAATTTTGCCGGTGAGGTGACAAAACAAAACGTAACCTATCCCTTTGCTACAGGTACGTTGACGGTGAAAAATAGAAACGACTACGATCATGCTGGCCGGGTTACCACGAATGCACTGGGTATAAACTCAGAACCAGTTGACATCGTTCACCGCATCTATGATGGAATAGGCCGGTTAAGTGAGAAAAAGTTCATAGGTACAGGAACAGTACCGTTTGATTCTTGTGCAGTGCTTACAGATGGTATAGTCTTAGGAACTTGGACAGTCAACGGAGCCGCACTTGTAGCGCGTAACTTTCACAATTCATGGTGGGTAACGCAGCGAATCGGAAGCAATCCAGATAGATTCATTGTTCGAGCCTACGAAATGCTTTTGAGAGGGGATGTAACGCTTGCTAATCCGGCGTTTGCTAGCATGGCGTCCTGTTTCTCATGGCTTTCTAGTCCATATGGAGGATTAGAGCCGCCAGCTACCCCTTCTCAATTTGGTTACGTACCCGGCTACGATTATGTATTTGAAAATGGAGAGCACTTCTTCAAAGAAAGCTCACAAGCCGCTTGTTCTACGCCAGCTGCTATTACTTCAAATGTTCCGTCACCGACCATTAGCCAAAGTGTTACGCTAACTACCAGCTGTTCTACGGGTACGCCAAAGTGGAATACGAACGCTACTTCTAACAGTATTACTGTGACGGCAACGGCTACAGCGACCACCTACTCGGTAACTTGTCAGGGCTCGAATTGTACTACAAGTAGTTCGGTTTCCTACACAGTAACTGGTTCAAATGGCCCTTGCTCAACTCCAGCGGCTATTACTTCAAATGTCCCATCACCTACCATTAGTCAAAGTGTTACCCTTACCACCAGTTGTACTTCAGGTACACCTAAGTGGAACACTAACGCTACTTCCAACAGTATCACTGTTACGGCTACCGCTACAGCAACCACGTACTCGGTAACTTGCCAGGGATCAAATTGTACTACCAGCAGTTCGGTATCCTATACAGTGCAGGCTAGCGGCTGTAATGTGTTGACTGATGGGCTAGTGATGGGTACGTGGACGGTAACCGGCCACTCTTTAATAGCGCGGTACTTCCACAGTCAGTGGTGGCTGGTGCAACGCATCCAAAGCAGTCCAGAGCGCTTTATTGTTCGGGCTTCAGAAATGCTAACACGGGGTGATGTTAATTTGAACAATTCATCCTACTCAGGTTTAGGGGCTTGTTTTCAATGGCAAACCAGCAACTACGGTGGTCTTGAGCCTCCTGCTACTCCTTCTGTATTTGCCGTACCTTCTGGATATACCTATATGAGTGAAAATGGGGAATACTTCTTCCAAGCCAGTGGACCTGTTGCCTGCTCAACACCAGCTACGATAAGCGCCAGTGTAACTTCTCCTAGCATCAGTCAATCCCTTACTCTGACCACGAGCTGTAGCACGGGTACTCCTAAATGGAATACAAATGCCACCAGTAATAGTATAACGGTAACGGCCACACCAAGTCCTGTAGTTTATTCGGTAACTTGTCAAGGAGGGTCTTGTACTACCAGCCCTTCAGTATCCTACACGGTCATCGCTACGCCTTGCAATACGTTGACGGATGGACTGGTGATAGGTACGTGGACAGTTACAGGTCATCCGCTAATTGCACGGTATTTCCATAACAAATGGTGGCTGGTGCAGCGGATCCAAACCTCACCGGAACGGTTCATAGTACGCGCAGCGGAGATGATCAGCCGGCCAGACGTGAATCTCAATAATTCCGGCTATACGGCATTAGCGGCTTGTATGGAATGGCCGACGAGTAATTATGGTGGACTCGAACCCCCTGCTACACCTTTCGTGTTCCCAGTTCCTGCCGGTTATACCTACTTGACCGAGAATGGAGAGTCATTTTTCCAAAAGAATGCAGGAGGCAGAATGGCGGCAGATTACACGTGGGAGGATGAAGTGTTTGCGCAAGACATATTGCTCTTCCCTAATCCTGCCAATAATGCCTTTGAAGTAAAAGTTAATGTCCTTTCTGCACTAAAAGGAGCACGTGTGCAGGTAGTTGACATGAAAGGCCGCGCTGTCCATACAGAAGAGTACGATTTAGATCCTGGTATAAATACTATAAAAATCAACAGTTCTGGATTTGAGAACGGGACCTATCTAGTTAATGTGCAGAAGGGCGGATATGTGCGTAGTGCCAAAATAGTCATCTTAAAATAA
- a CDS encoding integrase core domain-containing protein, whose product MIKPATPQQNGHIEAYHSILESAVCQRFEFKSLQEFKQVMIRWKKFYNFERIHGGLHYKYPRKFLESIGVKIDPNW is encoded by the coding sequence ATTATAAAACCGGCAACACCTCAACAGAATGGACATATAGAAGCCTACCATTCAATTCTGGAAAGTGCTGTATGTCAACGATTTGAATTTAAAAGCCTACAAGAATTTAAACAAGTAATGATAAGATGGAAAAAATTCTATAATTTCGAAAGAATACATGGCGGTCTTCACTATAAGTACCCTAGAAAATTCCTCGAATCAATTGGTGTAAAAATTGATCCGAATTGGTGA
- a CDS encoding TetR/AcrR family transcriptional regulator, with protein sequence MEQEKDTEEDKKEQPVIKQRKVHAGRQKNKERTKGRIIEAVGKVLENEGYANLNTVKIAKETGLDKKLIRAYFGDLEHLLEDYILHKDFLEIRCDNNY encoded by the coding sequence ATGGAGCAAGAAAAAGATACCGAAGAGGATAAAAAAGAACAGCCCGTCATAAAGCAAAGAAAGGTTCATGCCGGGCGTCAAAAAAATAAAGAGCGTACGAAAGGACGTATTATCGAGGCTGTTGGAAAAGTACTGGAAAATGAAGGGTATGCGAACCTTAACACTGTAAAGATTGCAAAGGAAACAGGACTTGACAAAAAATTGATACGGGCCTACTTTGGTGATCTGGAACATCTTTTGGAAGACTATATACTTCACAAAGATTTTTTGGAAATACGCTGCGACAACAACTATTAA
- a CDS encoding 2-amino-3-ketobutyrate CoA ligase encodes MNINLANASFKDFENPRGLDIFQRAAEHERYLSYLKENEFMNYRLTVTSGYGPVIELAEEGHIKKGEYVSFVCNDYLGFTQHPEIKRAAIAGIEKYGTGAGSSPLIGGVFPIS; translated from the coding sequence ATGAATATTAACCTCGCCAACGCCAGTTTTAAAGATTTTGAAAACCCTCGCGGCCTTGATATTTTCCAAAGAGCCGCCGAACATGAAAGATACCTGAGTTACCTCAAGGAGAATGAATTTATGAATTACAGGCTAACGGTCACCTCGGGATATGGACCTGTAATCGAACTGGCAGAAGAAGGCCATATAAAAAAAGGCGAGTACGTAAGTTTTGTCTGCAACGACTACTTAGGCTTTACACAACATCCTGAGATCAAAAGAGCTGCCATAGCCGGGATTGAAAAATACGGTACAGGGGCTGGATCATCCCCACTCATTGGCGGGGTATTTCCAATATCATAA